GTAAGCGGCTTCGGCGAGTACGCCGCCCCAGGAATCGAACACCATCACGGCCTGCGCGCCGGCCTCGATCTGCGCGTTCAGGTACTGCACGACCGCGTCGGCGGTGACGCCGAGGATGTGGTGCAGCAGGTCGGGCCGGCTGTAGGCCATGGTCTTGATGCGGCGATAGTCGTCCGACGAGCCGCCTTCCACCATGTAGCAGGCCAGCGTCCACGGGCTGCCCGAGAAGCCGATCAGCGGCACGCTGCCGTCGAGCGCGCGACGGATCTCGGACACCGCGTCCATCACGTACTGCAGCTCGGCGTGGGGGTCCGGCACCGACAGGTTGCGGATCTCCCATTCGTCGCGCAGCGGACGCTCGAAGCGCGGGCCCTCGCCTTCGGCGAAATACAGGCCCAGCCCCATCGCGTCCGGCACCGTTAGGATGTCCGAGAACAGGATGGCGGCGTCGAGGTCGTAGCGCGCCAGCGGCTGCAGCGTCACCTCGCAGGCGAGCGCGGGGCTCTTGCACAGGTTGAGGAAGCTGCCCGCGCGTTTGCGCGTTTCGCAGTATTCCGGCAGGTAGCGTCCCGCCTGGCGCATCAGCCAGACGGGGGTGTATTCGGTGGGCTGGCGCAGCAGCGCACGCAGGAAGGTGTCGTTTTTCAGGCGGCTCACGTCGCGGTCCTCTCGTCCGGCTGATGCGGATAAACGTCGATTATCGCCGATATCCGGGGGCGCGCCTGCGTCGCGCGCCGCACCGGCTCAACGCCGCCAGAAGGTCGGCGTGAGGACGACGAGGAAGGTGAAGATTTCGAGACGGCCGAGGATCATCGTGAAGGACAACACCCAGGTCTGGAAATCACTGAGCCCCTGGTAGTTGGACGCCGGCCCCACCGCGTCCAGGCCGGGGCCGGTGTTGTTGAGGCAGGCGACCACCGCCGAAAACGCGGTGATCAGCTCTACCCCGGACGCCGACAGCACCAGCGTCAGCGTGACGATGGTGACCATGTAGATGAAGCTGAACCCGAGCACCGCGTGCAGCGTGCCCTCGCTGACGGGTTGGCTGCCCAGCCGCACCGGCCGAACCGCGTTGGGGTGGAGCGAGCGGATGATTTCGCGCAGCACCTGCTTGTAAAGGATGATCGCCCGCATCATCTTGATGCCGCCGCCGGCGGACCCCGAACAGGCCATGAAGCTGCCGAGGAACAGGACCCAGATCTGCGCGAACATCGGCCACATCGTGTAGTCGTAGGTGGCCAGGCCGAGCGAGGTGGAGATCGACACCACGTGGAACGCGACATAGCGCACTGTCGAGAACAGGTCGGCGTGGGCCTCGAACTGCTGCAGGTAGACGGTGAGCAGCGCGATGCTGAACAACAGCACGGCGAAGAAGAAGGGAATCTCCGGGTCGCGCAGGTAGGGCGCAAACGAACGTCGCGACAGCGCCAGGTAGTGGGTCGAGAAGTTGAGCGCGGACGCGAGCGCGAACACCATCGCCACGCCCTCGACCGCGACGTTGCCGAAATAGCCGAGCGATTCGTCGCGGCTGGAAAAACCTCCCAGCCCGGTGACCGAAAATGCGTGGATCACCGCGTCCCAGCCTTCCAGCCCCGCCAGCCACAGGCTGAAACCGCAAGCGATGGTCAGCAGGATGTAGGTAAGCCACAGCCCCTTCGCGGTTTCGGCGATGCGCGGCGTCAGGCTGGTTTCCTTCATCGGCGTCGGCACCTCGGCCTTGAACAGCTGGCGGCCGCCGATGCCGAGCAGCGGCAGGATTGCGACCACCAGCACGATCACCCCCATGCCGCCTATCCAGTGCATGAAGGTCCGCCACAGGTTGATCGAAGTCGGCAGCCGGTCGAGCCCGGTGAGCACGGTGCCGCCGGTGGCGGTGAGGCCGGATACCGCTTCGAAGTAGGCGTCGGTGGGCGTCAGCTCGGGCAGGAAGGCCATCAGCGGCAGCGCGCCGAATACCGGCAGGATCACCCAGGTCGCGGCCACGAGCAGGAAGCCGTCGTGCACCCGCAGGTCGCGGCGCCGGCTGCGGGTGGCGGCCCACAGCAGCAGGCCGGCGAAGAAGGTGACGAGGATGGCCTGATCGAATGCCATTTCCGCGCCGTCGCCCAAGGCCCAGGCGACCGCCAGCGGAAAAACCATCAGCAGGCCGAAGATCATGATGATCAGGCCCAGGGCGTTGAAAGCGGGGAAATAGGCCCGCGCGTTGGCGCCGCGCATCACAGGAAAGTGAATCCGACCTGGAACAGCTTTTCCACCTTGCGCACCAGGTTCTTGTGGGTACAGAACACGATCACGTGGTCTTCGCGTTCCACCAGGGTGTCGTGGTGCGGAATGATCACTACGCGGCGCAACAGCTTGCCGTCGGCGCGCTTTTCCTCGCGCACGATGGCGCCGATGGTGGCGCCCTTCGGCAGGGCGATTTCCTCGATCCGACGGCCGACCACCTTCGAATCCTTGGGCGAGCCGTGGGCGATGATCTCCAGCGCTTCGGCCGCACCGCGGCGCAGGCTGTGCACCGCCACCACGTCGCCCCGGCGCACATGGGCAAGCAGCGAACCGATGGAGGTGTGGGCCGGCGAAATGGCGATGTCGATCGGCCCGCCCTGCACCAGGTCCACGTAGCTCTTGCGGTTGATCAGCGCCAGCGTGCGGCGCGCGCCCATGCGTTTGGCGAGCGAGGCCGACATGATGTTGTCTTCCTCGTCGTTGGTCAGCGCGACGAACAGGTCCATCTCGTCGATGCCTTCGTTCTCGAGCAGCTTCTCGTCGGTGGTGTCGCCGCTCAGCACCAGCGCGTTGCTCAACTGGGTCGCCAGCGTTTCGGCCCGGCGCTTGTCCACTTCGAGGAGCTTGACGTGGTAGTCGCGCTCGATGCTGCGCGCGAGACGCAGGCCGATGTTGCCGCCGCCCGCGATCATGACCCGCCGCATCGGCCTGTCGGTGCGCCGCAGTTCGCGCATCACCTGGCGGATATGCACGCTCGCCGCGAGGCAGAACACCTCGTCCCCCGGCACGATCACGGTGTCGCCTTCCGGGATGATCGGCTCGCCGTTGCGGTAGATGGCGGCGATCCGGACCTCGACATTGGGCAGGTGGAAGCGCAGCGCCTTCAGCGGGTGGCCGACCAACGGGCCGCCTTCGAAGGCGCGCACACCGATCAGGCTGACGACGCCGTCGGCAAACTCCAGCACCTGTAGCGCCTCCGGAAAGGCGATCAGGCGCTTGATGTAGTCGGTGACGATCTGCTCCGGACAGATGGAAAAGTCCACCGCGAAGTTTTCGTCATTGAGGAGTTCCGGGTGATCGACGTAATCGGTCGAGCGCAACCGGGCGATGCGCGTCGGCAGATTGAACAGCGCTTTCGCGACCCGGCAGGCGCACAGATTGGTCTGGTCGGACTGGGTGACCGCGATCAGCAGGTCGGCGTCGTCGGCGCCGGCGTCGCGCAGTACCGAGGGTGAGGCGGCGTTGCCGCACACGGTGCGGATTTCGAGCCGTTCACGCAGGCTGGCGAGCTGGTCGGCGTTGGTGTCGACCAGAGTGATGTCGTTGGCTTCGGAGACGAGATTTTCCGCCACCGAAGCGCCGACCTGCCCGGCGCCGAGGATGATGATCTTCACGCGCGACCACCCCGCTTGAAATTTGGGACCGCGATTCTACGCTGCGCGGGTAGGCCGGCGATACCGTGCCGGCACCGTGGCTTCAGGCCTCTTCGTGACGCCTGCCCGCCTGCAGGCCCAATTGCTTGAGTTTGCGATAGAGGTGGGTCCGCTCCAGGCCGGTCTTCTCCGCCAGCCGGGTCATGTTGCCGCTCTCCAGCCGCAGGTGGTACTCGAAGTACATGCGCTCGAAGGCCTCGCGCGCCTCGCGCAGCGGCTGGTCGAGCGAAATGCCGCTGACCGCGGCGTCGGCCGGCGGCTGCAGCAGGCGACGCACGTCGGCGAGCGCGATCTCGTCCTCCAGCGTGCCCAGCGCGAGCGACTTCACCGCGGCC
Above is a window of Azoarcus olearius DNA encoding:
- the hemE gene encoding uroporphyrinogen decarboxylase, producing the protein MSRLKNDTFLRALLRQPTEYTPVWLMRQAGRYLPEYCETRKRAGSFLNLCKSPALACEVTLQPLARYDLDAAILFSDILTVPDAMGLGLYFAEGEGPRFERPLRDEWEIRNLSVPDPHAELQYVMDAVSEIRRALDGSVPLIGFSGSPWTLACYMVEGGSSDDYRRIKTMAYSRPDLLHHILGVTADAVVQYLNAQIEAGAQAVMVFDSWGGVLAEAAYREFSLRYLQRVVDGLIREREGQRVPSIVFTKGGGIWLESIAAIGSDAVGLDWTMDIGRARALVGQRVALQGNLDPSILFAPPEAVAAEARRVLDAYGPHPGHVFNLGHGISQFTPPENVSVLVDTVHDHSRKLRAAVGG
- a CDS encoding TrkH family potassium uptake protein — translated: MRGANARAYFPAFNALGLIIMIFGLLMVFPLAVAWALGDGAEMAFDQAILVTFFAGLLLWAATRSRRRDLRVHDGFLLVAATWVILPVFGALPLMAFLPELTPTDAYFEAVSGLTATGGTVLTGLDRLPTSINLWRTFMHWIGGMGVIVLVVAILPLLGIGGRQLFKAEVPTPMKETSLTPRIAETAKGLWLTYILLTIACGFSLWLAGLEGWDAVIHAFSVTGLGGFSSRDESLGYFGNVAVEGVAMVFALASALNFSTHYLALSRRSFAPYLRDPEIPFFFAVLLFSIALLTVYLQQFEAHADLFSTVRYVAFHVVSISTSLGLATYDYTMWPMFAQIWVLFLGSFMACSGSAGGGIKMMRAIILYKQVLREIIRSLHPNAVRPVRLGSQPVSEGTLHAVLGFSFIYMVTIVTLTLVLSASGVELITAFSAVVACLNNTGPGLDAVGPASNYQGLSDFQTWVLSFTMILGRLEIFTFLVVLTPTFWRR
- the trkA gene encoding Trk system potassium transporter TrkA; protein product: MKIIILGAGQVGASVAENLVSEANDITLVDTNADQLASLRERLEIRTVCGNAASPSVLRDAGADDADLLIAVTQSDQTNLCACRVAKALFNLPTRIARLRSTDYVDHPELLNDENFAVDFSICPEQIVTDYIKRLIAFPEALQVLEFADGVVSLIGVRAFEGGPLVGHPLKALRFHLPNVEVRIAAIYRNGEPIIPEGDTVIVPGDEVFCLAASVHIRQVMRELRRTDRPMRRVMIAGGGNIGLRLARSIERDYHVKLLEVDKRRAETLATQLSNALVLSGDTTDEKLLENEGIDEMDLFVALTNDEEDNIMSASLAKRMGARRTLALINRKSYVDLVQGGPIDIAISPAHTSIGSLLAHVRRGDVVAVHSLRRGAAEALEIIAHGSPKDSKVVGRRIEEIALPKGATIGAIVREEKRADGKLLRRVVIIPHHDTLVEREDHVIVFCTHKNLVRKVEKLFQVGFTFL